Within the Deinococcus aerolatus genome, the region TCAGCCACCACCCGGTCCTTGGTCATAGCCAAGTGTGCGCTTCCAACCAGTCAACGGACTACCAATAGAGTCAGCGGCACAGCTGGATCGCCAGGGCAGAGCGGCACCTTCAATGTCCCCCGGATCGGTCAGGAGACGGCGGCCCCGGCGGGCCGCACCCGCACCCGCGTGTTGTGGAAGGTGCTGCCCCCGCCCAGATCCGTGAGCGTCTGGGCGGTCAGGGTGTTGATACTCTGGCCGTCCGGCGCCGACAGGCCCCACCACGTGCCTTCTACCACCACCACACCTGGCTGCGTTGCCTCGCTCACCCGCACGCGGCGCTGCACCCGGCCCACTTCGGATTCCAGCGCGGCGTATTCTCCGTCGCCCAGCCCGGCTGCCTGCGCGTCATCGGGATGCATCAGGAGCTGGGGTTCGCCGCCCTCGGCGCGGTTGAGCTGCGGCAGGTTGCCGTAGGTGCTGTTCAGGAAGTGGTGAGCGGGCGGGGTCAGCAGCCGCAGGGGATAGGCGTCGTTCAGGGCAGCCTGCGCCTCACGGTGCACCGGCGCGGGCGCCAGCTGCACCCGGCCGCTGGGGGTCTCCGCTCCGTGGGCATACGGCAGAAAAGGCGTGGGCAGGTTCAGGCGCACGCTGCCCTCGGCTTTCACCCGCTCCGGGGTGATGCCCGCCAGGTACGGGTGGCCACTGTCCAGCACCGCCTCCAGCAGATCATCTACGCTCCAGTACACGCTCGGCTCGGTCACGCCCAGGCGGCGGGCGAGCTGCTGAAAGACCCAGGAGTTGGGCCGCGTCTCACCGGGGGCCTCCAACTCGGCGGGGTTGTAACCCAGCCAGTGGTGGCCATAACTTGTGTACACGTCGGCGTGTTCGGCAAAGGTCGTGGCGGGCAGCACGTAATCGGCCAGCCGGGCTGTCTCGGTCATGGCCTGTTCCAGCACCACCACGAGCAGGTCGTCGCGCTGCAGGCCGGCACGCACACCGCCCGAATCCGGGGCCACCACCGCCGGGTTGCAGTTGTAGATCAGCGTGGCGCCCAGCCCGGCGGCGGGCTTCAGGGCGTCCGAGAAGGCGTTCATGTTGATGTGCGGCGTGTCCTCCCGGATCAGATGGGCCGCGCCCAGCTGCGTGCGGTTGAGCTTGAAGGCCCCGCTGCTGCTCAGGACGCAGCCGCCCCCCGGCACGCGCCAGTCGCCGGTCAGCGCCGAGATCAGGGTGACGGCGCGCAGGTTGGTTCCGCCGTATTCGTGGCGGGTCATGCCGTAGCCCACCCGGATGTAGGTGGGCCGGGTGGTCCCGATGGCGCGGGCAAGGTCCTGCACGTCCTGCACGCTCAGGCCGGTCGTGGTGGCCGTGCGCTGCGGCGTCCACTCGCGGGTCGCCTCACGCAGCTCCTCGATGCCCTGGGTCGCCTCGGCGATGTAGGCGTCGTCGGTCCAGCCGTGGGCGAACAGCTCGTGCATGATGCCCAGCGCCAGCGCCGTGTCGCTGCCGGGCCGGATCTTGAGGTGCGTGTCGGCATAGGCGGCGGTGCGGTTGCGGTACGGATCCACGCAGATGATCCGGGCGCCGGCCTTGCGCGCCGCCGTCAGCTCGGGCGTCAGGTGGCTGTGGGTGCTCAGGCTGTTGATGCCCCACAGCACGATCAGCCGGGCGTGGCGCACGTCCGCCGGGTCCACCGCGTAGCGTGCGCCGTAGCCCAGGGCCCAGGCCTCGGTGCCGGCGGTGGCGCAGATCGTCTCGTCCAGTTCCGGGGTGCCCAGGGCGCGGAAAAAGGCGTGGACGTGCGTGCCCTCCATCAGGCCCATGGTCCCGGCGTAGTTGTAGCGCAGGATGCTCTGCGGGCCGCGGGTGTCCAGCAGCGCCGTCAGGCGGGCCGCAATGTCGTCAAGCGCCGTGTCCCAGCCCACGCGCTCGAACACCGGCTCGGCGTCGGTCTTGGGGTTCACGCGCCGCAGCGGGTACAGGGGCCGCTCCGGATGGTTGGCCCGCGCCGGGTAATGCACCGTCTTGGCACACGCAAAGCCGCGGGTGTAGGGATGGGCGGCGTCTCCCGTGACCTTGAGCATGCGCTCCTGCCCGTCCTCGCCGCGCCCGAGCGTCACCCGCAGGCGGCAGGCATCCGGGCAATCCAGCGGGCAGGTGAGCAGCACGTCACGTGTGGAGACAGAGGCGGTCATGCGGGAAGTCTACGCGGCGCGGCCGCCAGCTGAGCGAGCGTGGGGTTCATTTGACCCTCTCCCCGTTTCCGGTGCGAACCTGAGGACACATTCAGCGGCACGTGAGCCGCCGAAACCGTTGTCCCACAGCACGGCCGACAACACTTGAAGACTGACAATGACTGACAACACCTTCTGGTCCCCGATTAGACTGTCCGGGTGATCACACTCGAGGACGTCCGTGGGGCTGCTGGGAGGCTTGCGCCGCATATTCACCGTACGCCGGTTCTGTCTTCTGGATCGCTCGACCGACTATTGAGCCGCGAACTGCTGTTCAAGAGTGAGCACCTGCAGAAGACAGGCAGCTTCAAGGTGCGCGGGGCGCTGAATGCGGCGCTGCAACTCGATGGTCCGCGCGGCCTCGTGACCCTGTCCAGCGGAAACCACGCGCAGGGCGTGGCCTTTTCCTCGCGCGTACTGGGCGTTCCCTGTGTCGTCGTGATGTACGAGGACGCCAGCGAGACGAAGAAGGCGGCGGTGCGTTCCTACGGCGCGACCGTTGTGGACGAGGGCGTGACCCGTCTCAATGGCGAGGAGCGCGTGCGTGCCATCGCCGCCGAGCGGGGTTTTCACTACATCCATGCCTACGATGACGCACAGGTGATGGCCGGGCAGGGAACCCAGGCGCTGGAATTCACCGAGCAGACCGGCGCCCCCGAGGCAGTCCTCGTCGCGGTGGGTGGTGGCGGCATGATCAGCGGTATCGCCACCGTCATCAAGGCGGTGTGGCCGGGCACGCGCGTGATTGGGGTGGAGCCTGCGGCGGCCGACGACACGCGGCGCAGCCTGCTGGCAGGTCGGCGGATCCGGCTGGAGGCGCCGCCCCGCACAGTTGCAGACGGCGTGCAGACCATGATGCCGGGCGCGCTGACCTTTCCCGTGGTGCAGAAGTATGTCGACGAGGTGCTTGCCGTGCGCGAGGAAAGCATTCTGGAGGCGCAGCGCCTGATGATGCGGCACCTTAAGCAGGTCGTGGAACCCACCGCAGGACTGACGCTCGCGCCGCTGCTGGAGGGCGCCGAACTGCCGCGTCGCCTCGGACTCTTCGTGTGCGGCGGCAACTGGCTGCCCTGACGCACGGAGCGTGGTAGAACCTCACCCATGTCACGCCAGAGCTTCACCCCGGAACGTGCTCCAGCCGCCGCCGGACCCTACTCGCATGCCGTCCGTATTGGGCCGTTCATTCACACGGCGGGGCAGGTGGGCGTGGACCCGGAAACCCGGCAGGCCCGTGAGGGTGTGGAGGCGCAGACCCGGCAGGCGCTGGAGAACGTGCGTGCCGCCCTCGTGGCCGCTGGGGCCAGCATGGGGGACGTCCTGCGGGTGGGCGTCTACCTCACCCGGGCTGAAGACTTTGCGGCGATGAATGCCGTGTACCGTGAGTTCTTCGATGCACCTTACCCGGCCCGCAGCACCGTGTACGTGGGGCTCAATCCAGGCCTTCTTGTGGAGATTGACGCGCTCGCAGTAGTAGAGGCCTAGAACTGCTTGGAATCAGGGGTTCTTGTTGCGCTCCTAAACCTCCGGTTGTGATGAGATCGCTGTCTAAATGGCAGAAGACACCTTTTTGTTCAATGAGGTGTTCAGCAAAGGTGATGGTCTCCTTGATATTGAGTTTCGGTGCCGAGAGAAACCAAGCATCGATAACCCGAGGGCTGAGCCATTGCAACACAGGTGCGATACCGAAAGACTGGACGCGGCATTGGAATATGCCTCCCCCTGAGATAAGCCGGTTACGTCGGCGAAGTCTTTCCTCAGCTGTTTGATGGAATTTCTGAAGCATTACCGCCAGACCCTTATTGAGGGCGACCCTCCAGGCCAGATGCCCGGTCAGGAAAGGGGTTGCGGCCGTCCAAACAGGTAGCCCTGAAAGAAAGTGCAGCCCACCTGCGACAGAAGTGCTGCTTGCCTGGGGGTCTCAATACCTTCTGCCACTGTCGGGAGTCCAAGCGCTGTGGCGAGCGCCACGATCCCGCGCACCACTTCCAAGGCTCTCTGTCCACTGGGCGTCACTTCTCCGATTGGTGCGGTGAAGCTCCGGTCGATCTTGACCAGTTCGATGGGCAGGCTTGTCAGTGCCATCAGACTGCTGTAACCATTACCGAAATCGTCCAGAGCTGTTCGCACGCCCAGTGCATGTAAGTCTTGCAGCACTGGGGCGAACCGGGGTTCCAGCATGCTGCTCTCCGTGAGTTCCAGCCAGATGCGCCGGGGCTCAACTCCAGTCTCCGTGAGGATCCACTGCAGAAACTCCACAAAGTCTGGTTGCCGGATTTCCAGGGCGCTGACGTTCACCGAGACCCGACTAATACGCCTCGCTTTCAACGCATTGATGGCCTGCTGCAGAACCCAGCGGCCAATCGGTACGATCAGTCCGGAGGTCTCAGCCAATGGAATGAAGTCCAGCGGACTGACCACGCCTGTAGGCCGGACCCACCGGAGAAGCGCTTCGTGCGCCACGACAGCGTGGCTCTCGGCCTGCACCACTGGTTGGAAGTACAGCTGCAGCTCATCACGTTCCAGTGCCCGATGAAGCGCGGTCAGGCGTTCCATCTGGATGGTGGTCCGCTGATCCTGTTGCCGTTGAAAGGCCGCGTGGCCACCACCAGCTTGCTTGATCCGGTACATGGCCGCGTCGGCGTGCTTGAGCAGGGCGTCCATTTCCAGAGCGTCATCCGGGTACACGCTCAGGCCGAGACTCCAGTGGACGAACACTTCCTGGCCTTCAATCAGGAATGGATCGGCAAAACCATCCCGTAACCGTTTCATAACCAGGTCGATATCGGCGACGGAGCGCACGTCGGTAAGCAACAGCACGAATTCGTCTCCGCTGATCCGGGCGACGGTGTCACTGGTTGAGGTGGCTTCTTTCAAACGGCGCGCGACGTCTTTAAGGAGATGGTCACCAGCGAGATGCCCGAAGGTGTCGTTGATCATCTTGAACCGGTCAAGATCCATCAAGCCCACCACAACTTTCTCTCCTGAGACGTCGGCACGCCGGCAGGCTTCAGTGAGCTGCTGACGGAAATACACCCGGTTGGGCAAGCCGGTGAGGGCGTCATTCATGGCCATGTGACTGAGATCGGTGAGCGCCTGACGCAGTTTCAGCTCGGTCATTGCCATTTCGGCAAAAGTCGCGAGAAGGGCAGTCTCTTTCTCGCTGAACTCCCGAGGCTCGGTGCCAAGAATGCAAAACGTGCCGAGTTTGTAGCCGTCAGCGGTGATGAGAGGGGCGCCTGCATAACTACGAACATGAGGATCACTCACAACCACCGGGTACGTTCGAAGCCGCTCATTCAAGGTGGCATCCGGGATGACCATCACCCCGTCCTGGGCGATGGCGACTGAGCAGAATGACCCACTCCGAGGAGTTTCGGACAACGGAACACCATGGTTGGCTTTGAACCACTGCCGATCTTTGTCCACAAAACTGACCAACGCCATGGGCATGTCGAAGACACGGGCCGCAAGTTCTACCAGATGATCGAATTGTGGCTCTGGTAACGAGTCAAGAATGCCTAGCTGGTGCAGCGCTGCGAGCCTCAGCTCCTCTTTCTCGAAAGCATCAACGTCTTTTTCGTCTATGGAACTTAAATCTTGAAAGGCGTTCAAACGGCACGATCTATAGCATTCATTAAGACACTATAGCCGATGTAAAAAAATGAGGTAATGGTACTCCTAGTTTCATTTCCTTGCCCAACACCTGACACTTCGGTGGATTGCCTTGCTCGTAGGTGGGAGTGGTGTGTTGAGCAGCCTAAGGCAGGCCCAGGAGACATACATCCCCGCCCCACCTGACGGCCTGACTCGCACGGCCCGTCCTCGGTTTCCGCTCTTTTTCACGCAGGGCAAGCCCGAACCGTTACGTTTTTTAGACGCACTTTAGGACCAAGGTCTGATATTCACCCGCGCCCTTCGTCCGTTGAAATGAGAGTCAGATCAGACTACGGTGAAGCAACCAGAATCAGGCGATGTCGGCTGCAGGCCAGTGGGGGAGGGCACAAATACGGTCAGCTTGAAATTCGGCCTCTGGGTGAACAAATAGACGGACCGTTTTGGGGACCGTACACGTTCGACTAAGGATCGGACCCCAGAGACGAAATTTTCGGTGGCCACGCGTTCTTTCCAGCATCGCTGGCATATGGCACCACGAGGAGCACTATGTCCCGGGATACCTCCGTGCATCCTGTCGGCCACTTCTGGGCTGGCAATCTAGATTCACCTCTGCAGGGTTTTCAGCATACCGCTTCAAAATTTTCGTGGCGACGTCGCGCCAACCTACCCACTGTGAGGGCAGTGGGTTCAGTGGTGCTGCTCGCAGTGCTCGCTGCATGCGCTGCCCCACAAGCCCCACAAGTGGTTGATCAGACCTCACCGGCCGCTGCGGTTGCGCCTATCCTCCTGCCAGAGTCCATTTCTGATGCCAACACCGGCGGAAATCCCCGCTTCTTCTGGGT harbors:
- a CDS encoding molybdopterin oxidoreductase family protein, whose amino-acid sequence is MTASVSTRDVLLTCPLDCPDACRLRVTLGRGEDGQERMLKVTGDAAHPYTRGFACAKTVHYPARANHPERPLYPLRRVNPKTDAEPVFERVGWDTALDDIAARLTALLDTRGPQSILRYNYAGTMGLMEGTHVHAFFRALGTPELDETICATAGTEAWALGYGARYAVDPADVRHARLIVLWGINSLSTHSHLTPELTAARKAGARIICVDPYRNRTAAYADTHLKIRPGSDTALALGIMHELFAHGWTDDAYIAEATQGIEELREATREWTPQRTATTTGLSVQDVQDLARAIGTTRPTYIRVGYGMTRHEYGGTNLRAVTLISALTGDWRVPGGGCVLSSSGAFKLNRTQLGAAHLIREDTPHINMNAFSDALKPAAGLGATLIYNCNPAVVAPDSGGVRAGLQRDDLLVVVLEQAMTETARLADYVLPATTFAEHADVYTSYGHHWLGYNPAELEAPGETRPNSWVFQQLARRLGVTEPSVYWSVDDLLEAVLDSGHPYLAGITPERVKAEGSVRLNLPTPFLPYAHGAETPSGRVQLAPAPVHREAQAALNDAYPLRLLTPPAHHFLNSTYGNLPQLNRAEGGEPQLLMHPDDAQAAGLGDGEYAALESEVGRVQRRVRVSEATQPGVVVVEGTWWGLSAPDGQSINTLTAQTLTDLGGGSTFHNTRVRVRPAGAAVS
- a CDS encoding threonine ammonia-lyase; the protein is MITLEDVRGAAGRLAPHIHRTPVLSSGSLDRLLSRELLFKSEHLQKTGSFKVRGALNAALQLDGPRGLVTLSSGNHAQGVAFSSRVLGVPCVVVMYEDASETKKAAVRSYGATVVDEGVTRLNGEERVRAIAAERGFHYIHAYDDAQVMAGQGTQALEFTEQTGAPEAVLVAVGGGGMISGIATVIKAVWPGTRVIGVEPAAADDTRRSLLAGRRIRLEAPPRTVADGVQTMMPGALTFPVVQKYVDEVLAVREESILEAQRLMMRHLKQVVEPTAGLTLAPLLEGAELPRRLGLFVCGGNWLP
- a CDS encoding RidA family protein, whose amino-acid sequence is MSRQSFTPERAPAAAGPYSHAVRIGPFIHTAGQVGVDPETRQAREGVEAQTRQALENVRAALVAAGASMGDVLRVGVYLTRAEDFAAMNAVYREFFDAPYPARSTVYVGLNPGLLVEIDALAVVEA
- a CDS encoding sensor domain-containing phosphodiesterase, producing the protein MNAFQDLSSIDEKDVDAFEKEELRLAALHQLGILDSLPEPQFDHLVELAARVFDMPMALVSFVDKDRQWFKANHGVPLSETPRSGSFCSVAIAQDGVMVIPDATLNERLRTYPVVVSDPHVRSYAGAPLITADGYKLGTFCILGTEPREFSEKETALLATFAEMAMTELKLRQALTDLSHMAMNDALTGLPNRVYFRQQLTEACRRADVSGEKVVVGLMDLDRFKMINDTFGHLAGDHLLKDVARRLKEATSTSDTVARISGDEFVLLLTDVRSVADIDLVMKRLRDGFADPFLIEGQEVFVHWSLGLSVYPDDALEMDALLKHADAAMYRIKQAGGGHAAFQRQQDQRTTIQMERLTALHRALERDELQLYFQPVVQAESHAVVAHEALLRWVRPTGVVSPLDFIPLAETSGLIVPIGRWVLQQAINALKARRISRVSVNVSALEIRQPDFVEFLQWILTETGVEPRRIWLELTESSMLEPRFAPVLQDLHALGVRTALDDFGNGYSSLMALTSLPIELVKIDRSFTAPIGEVTPSGQRALEVVRGIVALATALGLPTVAEGIETPRQAALLSQVGCTFFQGYLFGRPQPLS